The Sciurus carolinensis chromosome 18, mSciCar1.2, whole genome shotgun sequence genome contains a region encoding:
- the Nyap1 gene encoding neuronal tyrosine-phosphorylated phosphoinositide-3-kinase adapter 1 isoform X1 encodes MNLLYRKTKLEWRQHKEEEAKRSSGKEVAPAGPAGPGAGPGPGVRVRDIASLRRSLRMGFMTMPASQEHTPHPCRSAMAPRSLSCHSVGSMDSVGGGPGAGGGGLTEDSSTRRPPAKPRRHPSTKLSMAGSGAEIPPSKKAGSQKPTPEGRESSRKVPPQKPRRSPNTQLSVSFDESCPAAPSPRGGNLPIQRLSRGSRVTGDPDVGAQEEEPVYIEMVGDVFRGGGRSGGGLTGPPLGGGGPTPPAGADSDSEESEAIYEEMKYPLPEEAGEGRANGAPALTATSPPHQPHALQPHSHRRPASALPGRRDGTPTKTTPCEIPPPFPNLLQHRPPLLAFPQAKSASRTPGDGVSRLPVLCHSKEPAGSTPAPQVPARERETPPPPPPPPAANLLLLGPSGRARSHSTPLPPQGSGQPRGERELPNSHSMICPKAVGVPAAPPAPAALLPGPPKDKAVSYTMVYSAVKVTTHSVLPAGPPLGVGEPKTEKEISVLHGMLCTSSRPPVPGKSSPHSGAMGAAAGVLHHRGCLASPHSLPDPTAGPLTPLWTYPAAAAGLKRPPAYESLKAGGVLNKGCGVGAPSPMVKIQLQEQGTDGGAFASISCAHVIASAGTPEEEEEEMGATTFGAGWALQRKVLYGGRKAKELDTEVEDGARAWNGSMEGPGKVEREDRGAVASGIPVRSQGAEGLLARIHHDRGGSRTALPIPCQTFPACHRNGDFTGGYRLGRSASTSGVRQAALHTPRPCSQPRDALSQTHPALPLPLPLPPQPARERDGKLLEVIERKRCVCKEIKARHRPDRGLCKQESMPILPSWRRGPEPRKSGTPPCRRQHTVLWDTAI; translated from the exons ATGAACCTCCTCTACCGAAAAACCAAGCTGGAGTGGAGGCAGCACAAGGAAGAGGAGGCCAAGAGGAG CTCCGGTAAGGAGGTGGCCCCTGCAGGCCCGGCGGGGCCTGGGGCTGGCCCAGGGCCTGGGGTCCGCGTGCGGGACATCGCCTCTCTGCGCCGCTCCCTCAGGATGGGCTTCATGACGATGCCCGCCTCCCAGGAGcacaccccccacccctgccGCAGCGCCATGGCCCCACGCTCCCTTTCCTGCCACTCAGTGGGCAGCATGGACAGTGTGGGGGGTGGGCCTGGGGCGGGCGGTGGTGGTCTCACAGAGGACAGCAGCACCCGAAGACCCCCAGCCAAGCCCCGGAGACACCCCAGCACCAAGCTCAGCATGGCAGGATCAGGGGCAGAGATACCCCCCAGCAAAAAAGCAG GCTCGCAGAAGCCAACCCCAGAAGGCCGAGAGTCCAGCCGGAAGGTTCCTCCACAGAAACCCAGGCGAAGCCCCAACACCCAGCTCTCTGTCTCCTTCGATGAGTCCTGCCCAGCAGCCCCTTCTCCTCGAGGGGGGAACCTGCCCATTCAGCGCCTCAGTAGGGGGTCCCGAGTAACTGGGGACCCTGATGTGGGTGCCCAGGAAGAGGAGCCTGTGTACATTGAGATGGTGGGGGATGTCTTCAGGGGAGGAGGACGAAGTGGAGGGGGCCTGACAGGGCCTCCTCTTGGGGGTGGGGGCCCAACCCCTCCAGCTGGTGCCGACTCGGACTCCGAAGAGAGCGAGGCTATATATGAGGAGATGAAGTACCCGCTGCCGGAAGAGGCCGGGGAAGGCCGGGCCAACGGGGCCCCTGCATTGACAGCAACCTCCCCTCCACACCAGCCTCATGCCCTTCAGCCCCACTCCCACCGACGTCCAGCTTCGGCCCTCCCGGGCAGGAGGGATGGGACACCCACCAAGACCACTCCTTGTGAAATCCCCCCGCCCTTCCCCAACCTCCTTCAGCACCGTCCTCCACTCCTGGCCTTCCCCCAAGCCAAGTCTGCTTCCCGAACCCCTGGCGATGGGGTCTCGAGGCTACCGGTCCTCTGCCACTCCAAGGAGCCAGCAGGTTCCACCCCAGCTCCCCAAGTGCCTGCACGAGAGCGGGAGACGCCTCCCCCGCCACCTCCACCTCCTGCTGCCAACCTGCTGCTGCTGGGACCATCGGGCCGAGCCAGGAGTCACTCGACACCGTTGCCACCCCAGGGCTCTGGCCAGCCCCGGGGGGAGCGGGAGCTCCCCAACTCCCACAGCATGATCTGCCCCAAGGCAGTGGGGGTGCCGGCAGCCCCCCCTGCCCCGGCCGCCTTGCTTCCCGGCCCCCCCAAGGACAAGGCTGTGTCTTACACCATGGTGTACTCGGCAGTCAAGGTGACCACACACTCTGTCCTGCCAGCTGGTCCACCCCTGGGTGTTGGAGAGCCAAAGACGGAGAAGGAGATCTCAGTTCTCCACGGGATGCTGTGTACCAGCTCAAGGCCCCCTGTGCCAGGGAAATCCAGCCCCCACAGCGGGGCCATGGGCGCAGCAGCTGGGGTCCTCCACCACCGTGGCTGCCTGGCCTCCCCCCACAGCCTTCCGGACCCAACTGCAGGCCCCCTGACCCCCCTCTGGACCTACCCAGCTGCAGCAGCTGGACTCAAGAGACCCCCTGCCTATGAGAGCCTCAAGGCTGGGGGGGTGCTGAATAAGGGCTGTGGAGTGGGGGCTCCATCCCCCATGGTCAAGATCCAGCTGCAGGAGCAAGGGACCGATGGAGGTGCCTTTGCCAGCATCTCCTGCGCCCATGTCATCGCCAGTGCAGGGAcaccagaggaggaagaagaggagatggGTGCCACCACATTTGGGGCAGGCTGGGCTCTGCAGAGGAAGGTCCTATATGGAGGGAGGAAGGCAAAGGAGCTGGACA CAGAGGTCGAGGATGGTGCCCGGGCCTGGAATGGCAGTATGGAGGGTCCAGGCAAGGTGGAGCGTGAGGACAGGGGCGCTGTGGCATCCGGGATCCCTGTGAGGAGCCAGGGGGCAGAGGGCCTACTGGCCAGGATCCACCACGATCGAGGAGGAAGCCGAACAGCGCTGCCCATACCCTGCCAGACCTTCCCTGCCTGCCATCGCAATGGAG ACTTCACAGGAGGTTACCGCCTGGGGCGCTCTGCCTCCACCTCCGGAGTCCGGCAGGCCGCGCTCCACACCCCCCGGCCCTGCAGCCAGCCCAGGGATGCCCTGAGCCAG ACCCACCCCGCGCTACCGCTGCCGCTGCCTCTGCCACCCCAGCCAGCCCGCGAGCGCGACGGCAAGCTCCTGGAAGTGATCGAGCGCAAACGCTGCGTGTGCAAGGAGATCAAGGCGCGCCACCGCCCTGACCGTGGCCTCTGCAAGCAGGAGAGCATGCCCATCCTACCCAGCTGGAGGCGGGGGCCGGAGCCCCGCAAGTCCGGCACCCCACCCTGCCGCCGGCAGCACACGGTCCTCTGGGACACTGCCATCTGA
- the Nyap1 gene encoding neuronal tyrosine-phosphorylated phosphoinositide-3-kinase adapter 1 isoform X2, whose product MNLLYRKTKLEWRQHKEEEAKRSSGKEVAPAGPAGPGAGPGPGVRVRDIASLRRSLRMGFMTMPASQEHTPHPCRSAMAPRSLSCHSVGSMDSVGGGPGAGGGGLTEDSSTRRPPAKPRRHPSTKLSMAGSGAEIPPSKKAGSQKPTPEGRESSRKVPPQKPRRSPNTQLSVSFDESCPAAPSPRGGNLPIQRLSRGSRVTGDPDVGAQEEEPVYIEMVGDVFRGGGRSGGGLTGPPLGGGGPTPPAGADSDSEESEAIYEEMKYPLPEEAGEGRANGAPALTATSPPHQPHALQPHSHRRPASALPGRRDGTPTKTTPCEIPPPFPNLLQHRPPLLAFPQAKSASRTPGDGVSRLPVLCHSKEPAGSTPAPQVPARERETPPPPPPPPAANLLLLGPSGRARSHSTPLPPQGSGQPRGERELPNSHSMICPKAVGVPAAPPAPAALLPGPPKDKAVSYTMVYSAVKVTTHSVLPAGPPLGVGEPKTEKEISVLHGMLCTSSRPPVPGKSSPHSGAMGAAAGVLHHRGCLASPHSLPDPTAGPLTPLWTYPAAAAGLKRPPAYESLKAGGVLNKGCGVGAPSPMVKIQLQEQGTDGGAFASISCAHVIASAGTPEEEEEEMGATTFGAGWALQRKVLYGGRKAKELDKVEDGARAWNGSMEGPGKVEREDRGAVASGIPVRSQGAEGLLARIHHDRGGSRTALPIPCQTFPACHRNGDFTGGYRLGRSASTSGVRQAALHTPRPCSQPRDALSQTHPALPLPLPLPPQPARERDGKLLEVIERKRCVCKEIKARHRPDRGLCKQESMPILPSWRRGPEPRKSGTPPCRRQHTVLWDTAI is encoded by the exons ATGAACCTCCTCTACCGAAAAACCAAGCTGGAGTGGAGGCAGCACAAGGAAGAGGAGGCCAAGAGGAG CTCCGGTAAGGAGGTGGCCCCTGCAGGCCCGGCGGGGCCTGGGGCTGGCCCAGGGCCTGGGGTCCGCGTGCGGGACATCGCCTCTCTGCGCCGCTCCCTCAGGATGGGCTTCATGACGATGCCCGCCTCCCAGGAGcacaccccccacccctgccGCAGCGCCATGGCCCCACGCTCCCTTTCCTGCCACTCAGTGGGCAGCATGGACAGTGTGGGGGGTGGGCCTGGGGCGGGCGGTGGTGGTCTCACAGAGGACAGCAGCACCCGAAGACCCCCAGCCAAGCCCCGGAGACACCCCAGCACCAAGCTCAGCATGGCAGGATCAGGGGCAGAGATACCCCCCAGCAAAAAAGCAG GCTCGCAGAAGCCAACCCCAGAAGGCCGAGAGTCCAGCCGGAAGGTTCCTCCACAGAAACCCAGGCGAAGCCCCAACACCCAGCTCTCTGTCTCCTTCGATGAGTCCTGCCCAGCAGCCCCTTCTCCTCGAGGGGGGAACCTGCCCATTCAGCGCCTCAGTAGGGGGTCCCGAGTAACTGGGGACCCTGATGTGGGTGCCCAGGAAGAGGAGCCTGTGTACATTGAGATGGTGGGGGATGTCTTCAGGGGAGGAGGACGAAGTGGAGGGGGCCTGACAGGGCCTCCTCTTGGGGGTGGGGGCCCAACCCCTCCAGCTGGTGCCGACTCGGACTCCGAAGAGAGCGAGGCTATATATGAGGAGATGAAGTACCCGCTGCCGGAAGAGGCCGGGGAAGGCCGGGCCAACGGGGCCCCTGCATTGACAGCAACCTCCCCTCCACACCAGCCTCATGCCCTTCAGCCCCACTCCCACCGACGTCCAGCTTCGGCCCTCCCGGGCAGGAGGGATGGGACACCCACCAAGACCACTCCTTGTGAAATCCCCCCGCCCTTCCCCAACCTCCTTCAGCACCGTCCTCCACTCCTGGCCTTCCCCCAAGCCAAGTCTGCTTCCCGAACCCCTGGCGATGGGGTCTCGAGGCTACCGGTCCTCTGCCACTCCAAGGAGCCAGCAGGTTCCACCCCAGCTCCCCAAGTGCCTGCACGAGAGCGGGAGACGCCTCCCCCGCCACCTCCACCTCCTGCTGCCAACCTGCTGCTGCTGGGACCATCGGGCCGAGCCAGGAGTCACTCGACACCGTTGCCACCCCAGGGCTCTGGCCAGCCCCGGGGGGAGCGGGAGCTCCCCAACTCCCACAGCATGATCTGCCCCAAGGCAGTGGGGGTGCCGGCAGCCCCCCCTGCCCCGGCCGCCTTGCTTCCCGGCCCCCCCAAGGACAAGGCTGTGTCTTACACCATGGTGTACTCGGCAGTCAAGGTGACCACACACTCTGTCCTGCCAGCTGGTCCACCCCTGGGTGTTGGAGAGCCAAAGACGGAGAAGGAGATCTCAGTTCTCCACGGGATGCTGTGTACCAGCTCAAGGCCCCCTGTGCCAGGGAAATCCAGCCCCCACAGCGGGGCCATGGGCGCAGCAGCTGGGGTCCTCCACCACCGTGGCTGCCTGGCCTCCCCCCACAGCCTTCCGGACCCAACTGCAGGCCCCCTGACCCCCCTCTGGACCTACCCAGCTGCAGCAGCTGGACTCAAGAGACCCCCTGCCTATGAGAGCCTCAAGGCTGGGGGGGTGCTGAATAAGGGCTGTGGAGTGGGGGCTCCATCCCCCATGGTCAAGATCCAGCTGCAGGAGCAAGGGACCGATGGAGGTGCCTTTGCCAGCATCTCCTGCGCCCATGTCATCGCCAGTGCAGGGAcaccagaggaggaagaagaggagatggGTGCCACCACATTTGGGGCAGGCTGGGCTCTGCAGAGGAAGGTCCTATATGGAGGGAGGAAGGCAAAGGAGCTGGACA AGGTCGAGGATGGTGCCCGGGCCTGGAATGGCAGTATGGAGGGTCCAGGCAAGGTGGAGCGTGAGGACAGGGGCGCTGTGGCATCCGGGATCCCTGTGAGGAGCCAGGGGGCAGAGGGCCTACTGGCCAGGATCCACCACGATCGAGGAGGAAGCCGAACAGCGCTGCCCATACCCTGCCAGACCTTCCCTGCCTGCCATCGCAATGGAG ACTTCACAGGAGGTTACCGCCTGGGGCGCTCTGCCTCCACCTCCGGAGTCCGGCAGGCCGCGCTCCACACCCCCCGGCCCTGCAGCCAGCCCAGGGATGCCCTGAGCCAG ACCCACCCCGCGCTACCGCTGCCGCTGCCTCTGCCACCCCAGCCAGCCCGCGAGCGCGACGGCAAGCTCCTGGAAGTGATCGAGCGCAAACGCTGCGTGTGCAAGGAGATCAAGGCGCGCCACCGCCCTGACCGTGGCCTCTGCAAGCAGGAGAGCATGCCCATCCTACCCAGCTGGAGGCGGGGGCCGGAGCCCCGCAAGTCCGGCACCCCACCCTGCCGCCGGCAGCACACGGTCCTCTGGGACACTGCCATCTGA